Proteins encoded by one window of Gemmatimonadaceae bacterium:
- a CDS encoding ATP-binding protein, which produces MSSVATQLDGTHATLWLRGLDGLRRAWSVAQDPTTAEAVAEQLERGGEHADDGFVSARLIAGRQELGALTVRPGRELSGEDAIFVSAIADLLAPALRDAEYAHRLESEVAARTREIEDQRRFTEKIIDSLPVGIYVIDRSYRIQAWNRKREIGLQGVSREEAIGRTIFEILHRQPAEVLRGEFERVFESGEMQQFPIESSAFGEPRAYRITKIPMHLDNRDVSHVITIGEDITDWRRAEQRFAQAEKLAAIGTLAAGVMHEINNPLATIGACAETLSLAMDEGTVVVQRGGAETKESLSLIQQEVRRCKGIIDGLLDFSRPKPTTKAIVDVNAVIEKTLRLVKHHPRFRRVALGVEADSTIRPVHANEEQLVQVFLALLLNALDAMEDKGVISLRTRSDAGGATTVAEVIDRGEGIRSADRSKIFEPFFTTKGPSRGMGLGLSICYAIVTEHGGRIEVDSTVGEGSVFRILLPASDK; this is translated from the coding sequence TTGTCGTCCGTCGCGACGCAACTCGACGGCACCCACGCGACGCTTTGGCTGCGAGGACTCGATGGGCTTCGCCGCGCGTGGTCGGTCGCGCAGGATCCGACGACCGCCGAGGCCGTCGCGGAACAGCTCGAGCGCGGGGGCGAGCACGCCGACGACGGCTTCGTCTCAGCGCGCCTCATCGCCGGACGGCAGGAGCTCGGAGCGCTCACGGTGCGGCCCGGGCGCGAGCTCTCGGGCGAAGACGCGATCTTCGTTTCGGCGATAGCGGACCTTCTCGCACCGGCCCTTCGCGACGCGGAGTACGCGCACCGACTGGAGTCGGAGGTCGCGGCCCGCACGCGCGAGATCGAGGACCAACGCCGGTTCACCGAGAAGATCATCGATTCGCTGCCGGTCGGCATCTACGTGATCGACCGCTCGTACCGCATCCAGGCGTGGAACCGGAAGCGCGAGATCGGGCTGCAGGGCGTGTCGCGCGAAGAGGCGATCGGCCGCACGATCTTCGAGATCCTGCACCGCCAGCCGGCCGAGGTGCTGCGGGGCGAATTCGAGCGTGTGTTCGAGTCGGGGGAGATGCAGCAGTTTCCGATCGAGTCGAGCGCGTTCGGCGAGCCGCGCGCGTACCGGATCACCAAGATCCCGATGCACCTCGACAACAGGGACGTCTCGCACGTCATCACGATCGGCGAAGACATCACCGACTGGCGCCGCGCGGAGCAGCGTTTCGCGCAGGCGGAAAAGCTCGCCGCGATCGGAACGCTCGCCGCGGGCGTCATGCACGAGATCAACAATCCGTTGGCGACGATCGGCGCATGCGCCGAAACGCTCTCGCTGGCGATGGATGAAGGAACGGTGGTCGTGCAGCGGGGGGGAGCGGAGACCAAGGAGTCGCTGTCGCTGATCCAACAAGAAGTCCGTCGCTGCAAAGGCATCATCGACGGGCTGCTCGACTTCAGCCGGCCCAAGCCGACGACCAAGGCGATCGTCGACGTGAACGCGGTGATCGAGAAGACGCTGCGTCTCGTGAAGCACCACCCGCGCTTCCGCCGAGTGGCGCTGGGCGTCGAGGCCGACTCGACGATTCGCCCCGTGCACGCCAACGAGGAGCAGCTCGTCCAGGTGTTCCTGGCGCTGCTGCTCAACGCGCTCGACGCCATGGAAGACAAGGGCGTGATCTCGCTGCGCACGCGGTCCGACGCCGGAGGCGCGACGACGGTCGCCGAGGTGATCGACCGCGGCGAGGGCATCCGCAGCGCGGATCGGTCCAAGATCTTCGAGCCGTTTTTTACGACGAAGGGCCCGAGCCGCGGAATGGGACTCGGTCTTTCGATCTGCTACGCGATCGTCACGGAGCACGGCGGCCGCATCGAGGTCGACAGCACGGTGGGTGAAGGCAGCGTGTTCCGTATTCTCTTGCCGGCGAGCGACAAATGA
- a CDS encoding FKBP-type peptidyl-prolyl cis-trans isomerase — protein MRRAPTLCSLLLAGTLAACGGGSSPAASATTVPQPIAGDVERTTFAPALNVHLDQMVKRASGLYVQDLTMGTGTFASRGRTAVLRYTGWRADGKQFDDGEITMTLGKAQTIAAWEEGVLGMRVGGKRRLVVPPNLGYGARGAGNDIPPNTVLVFDMTLTSIY, from the coding sequence ATGCGTCGTGCGCCGACGCTTTGTTCGCTGTTGCTCGCCGGAACCCTCGCGGCGTGCGGCGGCGGATCGAGTCCCGCGGCCTCTGCGACGACGGTGCCCCAGCCGATCGCGGGCGATGTGGAGCGCACGACGTTCGCGCCCGCGCTCAACGTGCACCTCGACCAGATGGTCAAGCGCGCGTCCGGGCTCTACGTACAGGATCTCACGATGGGCACCGGCACGTTCGCCTCGCGCGGACGGACGGCGGTTTTGCGCTACACCGGATGGCGCGCCGACGGCAAGCAGTTCGACGACGGCGAGATCACGATGACGCTCGGTAAGGCGCAGACGATCGCCGCGTGGGAAGAAGGAGTGCTCGGGATGCGCGTCGGGGGAAAACGGCGACTCGTCGTACCGCCGAACCTCGGCTACGGCGCGCGCGGTGCTGGCAACGATATTCCCCCGAACACGGTGCTCGTGTTCGACATGACGCTGACGTCGATTTATTGA
- the nrfD gene encoding NrfD/PsrC family molybdoenzyme membrane anchor subunit, whose protein sequence is MATTVQGYQDPARPGGPRPNIPSAGVRFPAVRDYEQVDREISGTLRPTLGWFALLGVAILCMLIGALTWTYQIHEGLGAAGYQPPVMWGVYIITFVFWVGIGHAGTLISAILYLFRAGFRTSIYRVSEAMTVFAVMTAGLFPILHLGRPWKFFWLIAYPNWRLIWPNPKSPLVWDVFAILTYLTISSTFLYIGLIPDIAILRDREKNPLRKSILAMLSLGWRNSDREWRHFTRAYLFLAAFATPLVLSVHSVVSFDFAMALSPGWHATIFPPYFVAGAIFSGIGMVFTIAIPLRKAFKLEHYITLNDLDAAAKLCLFTSMVVGLAYLTEFQVAWMSGNRFEQDYFWNRVFGQWAWAAWIMLICNMVLPLSLFSQKLRRNPSWLFMLSLTINLGMWFERFVIVVPSLSHEFEPWQWGTYHPTFVDYSILLGSFGWFFMWFLLFVKQLPVMAMSEIKEVIPPRIRKAFPHGDPDRDLAMPFVHPDEMGAEH, encoded by the coding sequence ATGGCTACGACCGTTCAGGGTTATCAGGATCCCGCCCGCCCGGGCGGACCGAGGCCGAACATTCCGTCGGCGGGCGTCCGATTCCCGGCCGTGCGGGATTACGAGCAGGTCGATCGCGAGATTTCGGGAACGCTCCGGCCGACACTCGGCTGGTTCGCGCTCCTCGGCGTCGCGATCCTCTGCATGCTGATCGGCGCGCTGACGTGGACGTATCAGATCCACGAAGGCCTGGGCGCCGCGGGCTATCAGCCGCCGGTGATGTGGGGCGTGTACATCATCACCTTCGTGTTCTGGGTCGGTATCGGCCACGCGGGCACGCTGATCTCGGCGATCTTGTATCTGTTCCGCGCCGGCTTCCGCACCAGCATCTACCGGGTGTCCGAAGCGATGACGGTGTTCGCGGTCATGACCGCCGGACTCTTCCCGATTCTGCACCTCGGGCGCCCGTGGAAATTCTTCTGGCTGATCGCGTACCCGAACTGGCGGCTCATCTGGCCGAATCCAAAGAGCCCGCTGGTGTGGGACGTCTTCGCGATCCTCACATACCTCACGATCTCGAGCACCTTCCTCTACATCGGGCTGATCCCCGACATCGCGATTCTGCGCGACCGGGAAAAGAATCCGTTGCGGAAGTCGATTCTCGCGATGCTTTCGCTGGGATGGCGGAACTCGGATCGCGAGTGGCGTCACTTCACGCGCGCGTACCTCTTCCTCGCCGCGTTCGCCACGCCGCTCGTGCTCTCGGTGCACTCGGTCGTGTCGTTCGATTTCGCCATGGCGCTCTCGCCCGGTTGGCACGCGACGATCTTCCCGCCGTACTTCGTCGCCGGCGCCATTTTCTCAGGCATCGGCATGGTGTTCACCATCGCCATTCCCCTGCGCAAGGCGTTCAAGCTCGAGCACTACATCACGCTGAACGACCTCGACGCCGCCGCGAAGCTCTGTCTCTTCACGTCGATGGTCGTGGGACTCGCGTACCTCACCGAGTTCCAGGTCGCGTGGATGAGCGGCAACCGGTTCGAGCAGGACTACTTCTGGAACCGGGTGTTCGGCCAGTGGGCGTGGGCCGCCTGGATCATGCTCATCTGCAACATGGTGCTGCCGCTCTCGCTCTTCTCGCAGAAGCTGCGGCGCAATCCGAGCTGGCTCTTCATGCTCTCGCTCACCATCAACCTCGGCATGTGGTTCGAACGGTTCGTGATCGTCGTGCCGTCGCTCTCGCATGAGTTCGAGCCGTGGCAGTGGGGCACCTACCATCCGACGTTCGTCGATTACAGCATCCTGCTGGGCAGCTTCGGTTGGTTCTTCATGTGGTTCCTGCTGTTCGTCAAGCAGCTCCCCGTGATGGCGATGTCGGAGATCAAGGAAGTGATTCCACCGCGCATCAGAAAGGCTTTCCCGCACGGCGATCCCGACCGCGATCTGGCGATGCCGTTCGTGCACCCCGACGAGATGGGAGCGGAGCACTGA
- a CDS encoding cytochrome c, translated as MSDNVGFARRAGTVVLAVALTGCSWFTDFRQQPKIDPWESSNDSIPPRGNPQYSVSIYGSSAPGFQYARENLPADITAMAGIPNPTRPDSASVNRGRIQFQINCAPCHGPLGMGNGPATKYGMPPIPIGAGTAAADKYTDGYIFGMIRNGRGMMPTYNRIEEMDRWDIVNYLRSIQNKLPGFAPDTMHGRPGETGPLVPGASRMGPTRPVPFWKATNAARPVTDTARAAAPADSTKKPEGSR; from the coding sequence GTGAGCGATAATGTCGGTTTCGCTCGGCGCGCCGGCACGGTGGTTCTCGCGGTCGCCCTCACGGGTTGCTCGTGGTTCACCGATTTCCGACAGCAGCCCAAGATCGACCCGTGGGAGTCGTCGAACGACTCGATCCCTCCGCGCGGCAATCCGCAGTACTCGGTGTCCATCTATGGAAGCTCGGCGCCGGGCTTCCAGTACGCCCGCGAGAATCTGCCGGCGGACATCACGGCGATGGCGGGGATTCCAAATCCGACGCGGCCCGACTCGGCGTCGGTGAATCGCGGACGCATCCAGTTCCAGATCAACTGCGCGCCGTGCCACGGTCCGCTCGGCATGGGCAACGGACCGGCGACGAAGTACGGCATGCCGCCGATTCCAATCGGCGCGGGAACCGCCGCGGCCGACAAGTACACCGACGGCTACATCTTCGGCATGATCCGCAACGGTCGCGGTATGATGCCGACGTACAACCGCATCGAAGAGATGGACCGCTGGGACATCGTCAACTATCTGCGCTCGATTCAGAACAAGTTGCCAGGGTTCGCCCCGGACACGATGCACGGACGCCCCGGCGAGACCGGACCTCTCGTGCCCGGCGCTTCGCGGATGGGACCGACGCGTCCCGTTCCGTTCTGGAAGGCGACGAACGCGGCGAGGCCCGTGACCGACACCGCGCGCGCCGCGGCGCCGGCGGATTCGACGAAGAAGCCGGAGGGTTCGCGATGA
- a CDS encoding molybdopterin-dependent oxidoreductase, translating into MSNDTKVPGGGVKRREFLKVVGVTGAAVAATGCLPEDTGKLIPYVHSPDETVPGVSTYFASTCRECSAGCGLIVETRDGRAIKLEGNPDHPLNRGALCARGQAALQGLYNPDRLRSPMVKENGAWKPITWDDAITRLSQTLTQSRATAANSIFLNQHESGAFARFLDTWLAAYGMPAHVSVDFESDSAAIEANRRTYGVAWPSLSFQDARLIISFGADFLESWGANVPQQLDFAEARAKLAGAPRFWYVGPRRSLTGLNADEWLACKPGGELAIANALAKKISIQQAATDSGVDAATLQRLADELAASQHVLALAGTSGADALDVSLAVAAINGANGAVGTTIKPTEPITSFDGIASDDHVLAAVEKMRAGQAGVVFVRGCNPAYALPKAAKFAEAFAKASYRVSFSSQPDETTELCDLVIPDLHALESWGDAEPVRGTLSLQQPAMDPVFSAIKGSTADALIAVAKKDSTLGGRFPAADFRTYYIANFPGGAPGLAAALPKGLVAATRPPVAAAAAVAAGPKPAAIASTQGDLFLVAYQSPTLGDGRGANKPWLQELPDPVTKITWSTWVELHTETAQRLGIDRGDILEVKTASGTIRGYAFPYMGIHKDAIAIPTGQGHHATASIARFEPKSHDPSQIQWGYGRYARDLGANVGDLLPVSTDAAGALVLTATKASVSKTGESRILPSTEGSARQHGRGIARAVNAADINKPPTAESEIPGQASHEFLPGLRSPVAADAQGDLGAPTAADRGKDKGLYNPDNPLGMTKRRWAMTVDLARCTGCSACVTACYAENNIPTVGAYWQNATIWADERPGFNIERGREMNWIRLERYFEGNVDGKFGEPFETRFIPMMCQHCGNAPCEPVCPVYATYHSPDGLNVQVYNRCVGTRYCSNNCPYKVRYFNWFGYGEADRKQYAFPEPLNWQLNPDVTVRGKGVMEKCSFCVQRIREVENRAALEHRSVQPDEFTTACAQACPSRAITFGDVADTNWTVAHRVEDARAYHVFEELNTFTAVVYLKKVNHPAGAAAPRA; encoded by the coding sequence ATGAGCAACGACACCAAGGTCCCCGGGGGGGGCGTCAAGCGCCGCGAGTTCCTCAAGGTGGTCGGTGTCACGGGCGCGGCAGTCGCCGCGACCGGATGCCTGCCCGAGGATACCGGAAAGCTCATTCCATATGTCCACTCGCCCGACGAAACGGTCCCGGGCGTGTCGACCTATTTCGCGTCCACGTGCCGCGAATGCTCGGCCGGCTGCGGGTTGATCGTCGAGACGCGTGACGGCCGCGCGATCAAGCTCGAGGGAAATCCCGACCATCCGTTGAACCGCGGCGCGCTCTGCGCGCGAGGTCAGGCCGCGCTTCAAGGGTTGTACAACCCGGATCGCCTCCGCTCGCCGATGGTCAAGGAGAACGGCGCGTGGAAGCCGATCACTTGGGACGACGCGATCACGCGTTTGAGCCAGACGCTCACGCAGTCCAGAGCGACGGCCGCGAATTCGATCTTCCTCAACCAGCACGAGAGCGGCGCGTTCGCGCGCTTTCTCGACACTTGGCTGGCGGCGTACGGCATGCCGGCGCACGTGAGCGTCGACTTCGAGTCCGACAGCGCGGCGATCGAAGCCAACCGTCGCACGTACGGCGTCGCGTGGCCTTCGCTCAGCTTCCAGGACGCGCGTCTCATCATCTCGTTCGGCGCCGACTTCCTCGAGTCGTGGGGCGCGAACGTCCCGCAGCAGCTCGACTTCGCCGAAGCACGCGCGAAGCTCGCCGGCGCACCCCGGTTCTGGTACGTCGGTCCGCGCCGGTCTCTCACTGGCTTGAACGCCGATGAATGGCTTGCCTGCAAGCCGGGCGGGGAGTTGGCGATCGCCAACGCGCTCGCCAAGAAGATCAGCATTCAGCAGGCGGCGACGGACAGTGGAGTCGATGCCGCGACGCTGCAGCGCCTCGCCGACGAGCTCGCGGCGTCGCAGCATGTGCTGGCGCTCGCGGGAACGAGCGGCGCCGACGCGCTCGACGTCTCCCTCGCCGTCGCGGCGATCAACGGCGCGAACGGTGCGGTCGGCACGACGATCAAGCCCACCGAGCCGATCACGTCGTTCGATGGCATCGCGTCCGACGACCACGTGCTCGCCGCGGTGGAAAAGATGCGAGCGGGGCAGGCGGGCGTCGTCTTCGTGCGCGGATGCAATCCGGCCTACGCTCTTCCAAAGGCCGCGAAATTCGCCGAGGCGTTCGCGAAAGCCTCGTATCGCGTGAGCTTCTCGAGTCAGCCCGACGAAACGACGGAGCTCTGCGACCTCGTCATCCCGGATCTGCACGCGCTCGAGTCGTGGGGCGACGCCGAGCCGGTGCGCGGCACGCTGTCGCTCCAGCAACCGGCGATGGATCCGGTCTTCTCGGCGATCAAGGGGTCCACGGCCGACGCGCTCATCGCCGTCGCGAAGAAAGACTCGACGCTCGGCGGCAGATTCCCCGCGGCCGATTTCCGCACCTACTACATCGCGAACTTCCCCGGCGGCGCGCCCGGCCTGGCGGCGGCGCTTCCGAAGGGGCTCGTCGCGGCGACGCGCCCACCGGTGGCGGCCGCTGCAGCGGTCGCCGCGGGGCCGAAGCCAGCGGCCATCGCGAGCACACAGGGCGATCTCTTCCTCGTCGCGTACCAGTCGCCGACGCTCGGTGACGGTCGCGGCGCGAACAAGCCTTGGCTGCAGGAGCTGCCTGATCCCGTCACCAAGATCACGTGGAGCACGTGGGTCGAGCTGCACACCGAGACCGCGCAGCGACTCGGCATCGACCGCGGCGACATCCTCGAGGTCAAGACGGCGAGCGGGACGATTCGTGGTTACGCGTTCCCCTATATGGGAATTCACAAGGACGCGATCGCGATTCCGACGGGACAGGGGCACCACGCGACGGCTTCGATCGCACGGTTCGAACCGAAGAGCCACGACCCGTCGCAAATCCAATGGGGTTACGGGCGGTACGCGCGGGACCTGGGCGCGAACGTCGGCGATCTGCTCCCCGTGAGCACCGACGCGGCGGGCGCGCTCGTGCTCACGGCGACGAAGGCGTCGGTGTCGAAGACCGGCGAAAGCCGAATCTTGCCGAGTACGGAAGGCTCGGCGCGGCAGCACGGCCGCGGCATCGCGCGCGCGGTCAACGCGGCCGACATCAACAAACCGCCGACGGCCGAAAGCGAGATCCCCGGCCAGGCGAGCCACGAATTCTTGCCCGGCCTTCGGTCGCCCGTCGCGGCGGACGCGCAGGGCGATCTCGGCGCGCCGACCGCGGCGGATCGCGGGAAGGACAAAGGCCTCTACAATCCCGACAATCCGCTCGGCATGACCAAGCGGCGTTGGGCGATGACCGTCGATCTCGCGCGCTGCACAGGCTGTTCGGCGTGCGTGACCGCATGCTACGCCGAGAACAACATCCCGACCGTCGGCGCCTATTGGCAGAACGCGACGATCTGGGCGGACGAGAGGCCGGGCTTCAACATCGAGCGCGGCCGCGAGATGAACTGGATTCGTCTCGAGCGCTACTTCGAGGGGAATGTGGACGGCAAGTTCGGCGAGCCGTTCGAGACCCGGTTCATCCCGATGATGTGCCAGCACTGCGGCAACGCGCCGTGCGAGCCGGTGTGCCCCGTGTACGCGACGTACCACTCGCCGGACGGGCTCAACGTGCAGGTCTACAACCGCTGCGTCGGCACGCGCTACTGCTCGAACAACTGCCCATACAAGGTTCGCTACTTCAACTGGTTCGGCTACGGCGAAGCGGACCGCAAGCAGTACGCGTTCCCCGAGCCGCTCAACTGGCAGCTCAACCCGGACGTGACGGTGCGCGGCAAGGGCGTCATGGAGAAGTGCTCGTTCTGCGTCCAACGCATCCGCGAAGTCGAGAACCGCGCCGCGCTCGAGCATCGCTCGGTGCAGCCCGACGAGTTCACGACGGCGTGCGCCCAGGCGTGTCCGTCGCGCGCCATCACGTTCGGTGACGTGGCCGACACGAATTGGACGGTGGCGCATCGCGTCGAAGACGCGCGCGCGTATCACGTGTTCGAGGAGCTCAACACCTTCACCGCGGTGGTCTATCTGAAGAAGGTCAACCATCCGGCCGGCGCCGCCGCGCCGCGAGCATAG
- a CDS encoding cytochrome c3 family protein yields the protein MTKRRKWTAIPGLFALAVGAVMLSAYAGASSSQRRTVIQPIAFPHTVHVQKLGINCLYCHNAANKSMDPGLPAVSTCMGCHNAIGPDRPANDLHGNKPYKSAEIQKLYNYANQTAPFLGMGAKAIPIPWNRVHKLPEYVHFPHTRHINAGVTCQTCHGQIQNMERVYQFSSLNMGWCVSCHVNGYSPQEGLEAAGYAPQPGIGANAAAATTGTTVERKKARYDCANCHY from the coding sequence ATGACCAAGCGAAGGAAATGGACCGCCATACCAGGGCTGTTCGCTCTGGCCGTAGGCGCCGTGATGCTCTCCGCGTACGCCGGAGCCTCGTCCTCGCAACGCCGCACCGTCATCCAGCCGATCGCCTTTCCGCACACGGTGCACGTGCAGAAGCTCGGCATCAACTGTCTCTACTGTCACAACGCGGCGAACAAGTCGATGGACCCCGGGCTCCCGGCCGTGTCGACGTGCATGGGATGCCACAACGCGATCGGTCCCGATCGTCCCGCGAACGATCTCCACGGCAACAAGCCGTATAAGAGCGCGGAGATTCAAAAGCTCTACAACTACGCGAATCAGACCGCCCCGTTCCTCGGCATGGGCGCGAAGGCGATTCCCATTCCGTGGAATCGCGTCCACAAACTTCCCGAGTACGTGCACTTCCCGCACACGCGCCACATCAACGCCGGCGTGACGTGCCAGACGTGCCACGGGCAGATCCAGAACATGGAGCGCGTCTACCAGTTCTCGAGCCTCAACATGGGCTGGTGCGTCAGCTGCCACGTGAATGGCTACAGCCCGCAGGAAGGACTGGAGGCGGCCGGCTACGCACCGCAGCCCGGTATCGGCGCCAATGCCGCCGCGGCGACTACGGGTACGACGGTCGAGCGCAAGAAGGCGCGCTACGACTGCGCCAACTGCCACTACTGA
- a CDS encoding redoxin domain-containing protein has protein sequence MTAVESRAVPAVGQEAPDFTLTSTTGDKVTLSALRGTPVLIAFFPLAFTSTCTAEFCEMRDDHDQFALRGVTVLPISVDSTPTLKEYRHKHGFQVHMLSDFRRDVSRLYGVLLEEKYFSNRAYFLLDASGTIRWEHVEHNPSDRRMDAELLEHIDKLTAVK, from the coding sequence ATGACTGCTGTCGAATCTCGCGCCGTTCCCGCCGTCGGCCAAGAAGCGCCCGACTTCACGCTGACCTCCACGACCGGGGACAAGGTCACACTCTCGGCGCTTCGCGGCACGCCAGTTCTCATCGCGTTCTTCCCCCTCGCGTTCACCAGCACGTGCACGGCCGAGTTCTGTGAAATGCGCGACGATCACGACCAGTTCGCGCTCCGCGGCGTGACCGTTCTTCCGATCAGCGTCGACTCGACGCCGACGCTCAAGGAATACCGCCACAAGCACGGCTTTCAGGTCCACATGTTGAGCGACTTCCGCCGCGACGTGTCGCGTCTCTATGGAGTGCTGCTCGAGGAGAAGTACTTCTCGAACCGCGCCTACTTTCTGCTCGACGCGAGCGGGACCATTCGCTGGGAGCACGTCGAGCACAACCCGAGCGACCGCCGGATGGACGCGGAGCTACTGGAGCACATCGACAAGCTAACTGCTGTCAAATAG
- the trxA gene encoding thioredoxin: protein MTDTAHNAQTETARHMTVRCQFCETWNRVDAARAPDRPKCGKCGKPILLDRPIALNDDTFARTIAESEVPVLVDFYADWCGPCKMMAPFIDEIARERQGSVLVAKLDTDRAQQTSMAFNIRGIPTSIVFRGGKEAARHTGAMQKRGLEELVDRA, encoded by the coding sequence GTGACTGATACCGCTCATAACGCGCAGACCGAGACGGCGCGGCACATGACCGTCCGTTGCCAGTTCTGCGAGACGTGGAACCGCGTCGACGCGGCGCGCGCGCCGGACCGACCGAAGTGTGGCAAGTGCGGCAAGCCGATTCTCCTCGACCGGCCGATCGCGCTCAACGACGACACGTTCGCGCGCACGATCGCCGAGAGCGAGGTGCCGGTGCTGGTCGACTTCTACGCCGACTGGTGCGGCCCGTGCAAAATGATGGCGCCCTTCATCGACGAGATCGCGCGCGAGCGACAAGGGTCGGTACTCGTCGCGAAGCTCGACACCGATCGCGCGCAGCAGACGTCGATGGCGTTCAACATCCGCGGCATCCCGACGTCGATCGTCTTTCGCGGCGGCAAAGAAGCGGCGCGGCACACCGGCGCGATGCAAAAGCGCGGATTGGAAGAACTCGTCGATCGGGCGTGA
- a CDS encoding amidohydrolase family protein codes for MSARTAGVPLGGGGPLVDVHAHFHHARTGRSDWAEVNEARFRAGDRIGITYHVASILGTWGFSSPTYFPSPDDIALGNDAMLDLCAREPDRARMFTTVNPNYTEHACAEIERCRARGAIGIKLLASRRADDALLDPIAALAAEHRLPMLHHIWQHRTREWPSQEISDGADLARLADRHPRASFILAHIGGGGDYAHTFAAVRDVPNIFPDLSGSGVDRGMLDAAVDALGAERLLWGSDLTMCTGLAKLRALDVMGLSRDEIEAIRWKNAARLFRPGSFPRCERSSAGIDAARDSLAGVRA; via the coding sequence TTGAGCGCGCGCACGGCGGGTGTTCCTCTCGGCGGCGGTGGCCCCCTCGTCGACGTCCACGCGCACTTTCATCACGCACGTACCGGTCGTTCCGACTGGGCGGAAGTGAACGAGGCGCGGTTCCGCGCCGGCGACCGCATCGGCATCACCTACCACGTTGCGTCGATCCTCGGCACGTGGGGGTTTTCGTCGCCGACCTACTTCCCGTCGCCCGACGACATCGCGCTCGGCAACGACGCGATGCTGGATCTGTGCGCGCGCGAGCCGGATCGGGCGCGCATGTTCACGACGGTGAATCCGAACTACACGGAGCACGCGTGCGCCGAGATCGAGCGGTGCAGGGCGCGCGGAGCGATCGGCATCAAGCTGCTCGCCAGCCGGCGCGCCGACGACGCGCTTCTCGATCCGATCGCCGCGCTCGCGGCCGAGCATCGCCTGCCGATGCTCCATCACATCTGGCAGCACCGCACGCGGGAGTGGCCGTCGCAAGAGATCTCTGATGGCGCCGACTTGGCGCGCCTCGCCGACCGACATCCGCGAGCGAGCTTCATCCTCGCGCACATCGGCGGCGGGGGCGACTACGCCCACACCTTTGCCGCCGTCCGCGACGTCCCGAACATCTTTCCCGACCTATCCGGCAGCGGCGTCGATCGCGGCATGCTCGACGCCGCCGTCGACGCGCTCGGCGCCGAGCGCTTGTTGTGGGGATCGGATCTCACGATGTGCACCGGTCTGGCGAAGCTTCGCGCGCTCGACGTGATGGGTCTGAGCCGCGACGAGATCGAAGCGATTCGCTGGAAGAACGCGGCGCGGCTGTTTCGCCCCGGAAGCTTTCCGAGGTGTGAGCGGTCGTCCGCCGGCATCGATGCGGCGCGCGATTCCCTCGCCGGAGTGCGCGCGTGA
- a CDS encoding DUF3341 domain-containing protein produces MQGVLGAFHEIDSALHAIEDLKDQRFGDITVFTPTPRHEFDHVMKHPPSKVRLVTLLFGLAGVTFGYWIAVWISDYWPIVVGGKAIATWVPFTILGFEVMVLIGGLATAFAMFAFAHVPRLTTTVGYDARFSGGHFGVWVVTDPDRADAVMGILKKHGAEEVRRER; encoded by the coding sequence ATGCAAGGCGTCCTCGGAGCATTCCACGAGATCGACTCGGCGCTTCACGCCATTGAAGATCTGAAGGATCAGCGGTTCGGCGATATCACGGTTTTCACCCCGACGCCGCGCCACGAGTTCGACCACGTCATGAAGCATCCGCCCAGCAAGGTGCGGCTCGTGACGTTGTTGTTCGGCTTGGCCGGCGTGACGTTCGGCTACTGGATCGCGGTGTGGATCTCGGACTACTGGCCGATCGTCGTCGGCGGCAAAGCCATCGCGACGTGGGTGCCGTTCACCATTCTCGGGTTCGAGGTCATGGTGCTGATCGGCGGACTGGCGACGGCCTTCGCGATGTTCGCCTTCGCGCACGTGCCCAGGCTGACGACGACGGTCGGCTACGACGCGCGCTTCAGCGGCGGACACTTCGGCGTTTGGGTCGTGACCGACCCGGATCGCGCCGACGCCGTCATGGGAATTCTCAAAAAGCACGGGGCCGAGGAGGTGCGTCGTGAGCGATAA